The DNA segment CCCGCAAACTGCGGTGGTTCAGGAGCCCAAGAAGCCGATCGTAATCTTCATTGGAAAAGGTATCTAATAGACACCGAAGCCAGGCATGTAAAGAGAGCTCTCGCTTAAGAGCACGCCATTTTTCCCCTGGTTCAACCCTTCCATCGAAAGTCAGAGCAATAGCAGAGGCTGCTCTTAACCCCGCTACTACCCCCCCAACAGTGGTATTTTTCATGTGCCCGGCTGCATCCCCCACAAGGATCACCCTATCTGCCCCGCATCGGCCCATTATTTCAGTTCCTGGGAGATAAAGGGGAACAAAAGCCGACTGAAAATTATCAGGCTCCCACGCATGGGAAGAGAGAAATTCGGTTAAAACTTTGCGCGCTTCCTCCATTTCATCAGCCGCAAGACCTACCACCCCAGTATGAGGGGACTCTGGTATGAGCCAGAGGAAAAAGCGAGTTTTGTCCCGGTCAAACCAAACCCTTACTTTCTCCCCAGAAACCGGTTTCGGGAAATTAACTTTAGCCTGAATCACCGCAACAATAGGAAGAGACCTACAGCGTAAACTTCTGGCCACAAGGCTTTCTGTCCCATCAGCGCCTACGAGAGCGAAAGAGGACACAGCTTCCTCACCTCGCTCGGTTTCAAAACGAAGCAAAAAGCCTTTTTTCTCTGCCTCCATTTCTTTAAGGCGGTAACCCCAATGGAAATTAACCCCTGCTTCCATCGCTTTCTGGAGGAGAAGACTGATGAGCTTCCGACGTTCCACTACAAGATCCGGCTTCTTGAGGGTAACGGTGGTAGAGGAGTTAGCAGATATAAGTTCAAACTGCCACACCCTATTGAGAATAGTTTCATCAGGAGGGAAGTCTAAAACCTGAAGGAAATAAGAAGTGAGGATAAGGGTGCGAGGAGCCGGATTCAAAAAAGATTCTGCTTCATAAAGGTGGACTTTGGCCCCCTTCCTGGCCAAACGGTAAGCAGCATAAAGCCCAGCGGTAGACGCTCCCACAATATGAACAACTTTCCCCACAAAACCCTCCGGGCCCTTCAGTAAGGAAATTTCGCATTTTAACTAACCATTTAGGGGATTACAAACATGGTGCCGATTGCCTCGGCTATGACGTTGCCTTCGCAATCCTTGGCGCTGGCCTCAGCTATCAGGAACCGCCCACGATCGCGCGTAATTTTGCTCTCTATATGAAGAGGTTCTTTTATCTTGGCGGGCTTGCGGAAACGAATTTCTAGCTTTCCGGTAACCGTCTTTTTACCATGGAAAAGCGCCGCCCACCCTAAGGCTTCATCAAGAACAGTGCTTAAAATTCCTCCGTGAACAACCCCTGGCCAGCCCTGGTGTTCAGGTCCTGGGATAAACTCGCAGCGCGCAGTCCCTTCCTCGTTTTTGAACCTTAATTTGAGGCCTATAGGATTACTTTTCCCACAGCCAAAGCATTTATCGTAATCAGGTAAAACTTCAAAGCCCAGGCTTTCAATCTCCATCGCCCCTCCTCAACACCACCCGATTTTATCAAAACTTTCCTCCCAGCACAAATAGAAAAATTTCACCTTCAGCCGAGCTCCAGGAATGATAAGGAAGGGCTGATTTTTAGCGGGGTCTACCCCATCCGTAATTGTTGTCAAAAAGGACCCTGTAAGCGATCAGCTTTCTTTTGTGAGGCGACGCTTTTATCTCTTCTAGAACCCCTATTCCTGTTAAGCGCCTAATAACCATGAAGATAAACATTACGGCTGCGGCCGCTACATGGGGGAAGGGATAATCCTGGAGCCAGGCGAAGAAAGGTAAAGCTAACACTCCTACAGCTACTCCTAACCCTAAAGCCCTGGCGAAAAAACCGAGGGCATAAAATACGAGAGAGAGCCCCATAGCCTTAGGAACGAGTAAAAGCATCGCCCCAAGGGCCGGGCCCATCCCTCTTCCACCCTGGAACCCCAGGAAAACCGGCCAGTCATGCCCTGCTACCACTGCCACCGCACTTGCAGCTTGAATGTAAGGAGGAAAACCCAGTTTTTGAGAGAGCCATACCGCCGCAGCCCCTTTACCAATGTCCAGAAAAGCCGCAATTGCCCCTTCCAGCTTCCCTACAGAATGCCAGAGGTTGCTTCCCCCTACATTCCGGGTCCCCACTTTACGGAGATCAACTCCTCTGAGCTTCCCAATGATGAAAGCAAAGGGTACAGAGCCCAAAAGGTAAGAAAAAACCACCCACAAGATGCCCTCAAGCATCTCTCCCTCCGAAAATTTTCTACTCTTCACACCAGAAAGCTATACCTACAAGACCGGGGCCAGTGTGTGCCCCCATAACTGGAGTGAACTCTGTGACGAAAAGTTCCGCACAATCAAAGCGCTTCTCCAGTTCCTCTTTGAGGTAAAGAGCATCCTCAAGGGCATCTCCGTGCATGACAGCCATGTGGACTCTGGAACGGCCAATCTTTTGCTCAGCTATCTT comes from the Anaerolineae bacterium genome and includes:
- a CDS encoding NAD(P)/FAD-dependent oxidoreductase, which codes for MGKVVHIVGASTAGLYAAYRLARKGAKVHLYEAESFLNPAPRTLILTSYFLQVLDFPPDETILNRVWQFELISANSSTTVTLKKPDLVVERRKLISLLLQKAMEAGVNFHWGYRLKEMEAEKKGFLLRFETERGEEAVSSFALVGADGTESLVARSLRCRSLPIVAVIQAKVNFPKPVSGEKVRVWFDRDKTRFFLWLIPESPHTGVVGLAADEMEEARKVLTEFLSSHAWEPDNFQSAFVPLYLPGTEIMGRCGADRVILVGDAAGHMKNTTVGGVVAGLRAASAIALTFDGRVEPGEKWRALKRELSLHAWLRCLLDTFSNEDYDRLLGLLNHRSLRVLATYSRDEFVRALIPFLFSQPQWFYLGARALLKYLVSRHGDKRPSFTAHQRVGH
- a CDS encoding PaaI family thioesterase, whose amino-acid sequence is MEIESLGFEVLPDYDKCFGCGKSNPIGLKLRFKNEEGTARCEFIPGPEHQGWPGVVHGGILSTVLDEALGWAALFHGKKTVTGKLEIRFRKPAKIKEPLHIESKITRDRGRFLIAEASAKDCEGNVIAEAIGTMFVIP
- a CDS encoding glycerol-3-phosphate acyltransferase, with product MLEGILWVVFSYLLGSVPFAFIIGKLRGVDLRKVGTRNVGGSNLWHSVGKLEGAIAAFLDIGKGAAAVWLSQKLGFPPYIQAASAVAVVAGHDWPVFLGFQGGRGMGPALGAMLLLVPKAMGLSLVFYALGFFARALGLGVAVGVLALPFFAWLQDYPFPHVAAAAVMFIFMVIRRLTGIGVLEEIKASPHKRKLIAYRVLFDNNYGWGRPR